From a region of the Mercurialis annua linkage group LG1-X, ddMerAnnu1.2, whole genome shotgun sequence genome:
- the LOC126679516 gene encoding uncharacterized protein LOC126679516 — protein sequence MSSPKATIHDPFKAWKFLVFPNINKATDFCSFIIKTIMIICTILSIFVFFYFSFSYQFQWLSCPEFDRVSFSGHRKLTKNSMSANIHQETNVTHILFGIGGSATTWEDRRHYSELWWRPNITRGYVWLEEPPQETYSWPATSPPYKVSENTSRFKYTCSYGSRSALHIARIVKESFELGLDNVRWFVMGDDDTVFFVENLVKVLAKYDHNQMYYIGGNSESVEQDVIHSYNMGYGGGGFAISYSLAKELVRVLDGCIDRYHKFYGSDQKVQACIAEIGVPLTKELGFHQLDIRGNPYGLLAAHPLAPLVSLHHLDYVHSIFPGMNRVDSLRKLVKPYQMDPGRMLQHTICHDLTRNWSVSVSWGYTIQLYPSIVTAKQLETAFQTFQTWRSWSNDPFTFNTRPMSKDPCERPVVYFLDGIVENVVGQGQGLTRYKRHVEDGETSCDRPEYGGVETVQFINVTTTSRLNYDIWNLAPRRQCCQIIHSGENIEVKIRGCNPFESVTPP from the exons atgtcCTCTCCAAAAGCAACAATTCATGACCCTTTCAAAGCCTGGAAATTCTTGGTTTTCCCTAACATCAACAAAGCCACTGATTTCTGctcttttataataaaaacaattatgattATTTGTACTATTCTTTCAATCTTTGTTTTCTTCTACTTTTCTTTCTCTTACCAATTCCAATGGCTTTCTTGTCCTGAATTCGACCGAGTTTCCTTCTCCGGTCACcgaaaactaactaaaaacagCATGTCCGCTAATATTCATCAAGAAACAAACGTAACCCATATCTTATTCGGCATTGGCGGCTCCGCAACGACATGGGAGGATCGCCGCCACTACAGTGAGCTATGGTGGAGACCGAATATAACCCGAGGGTACGTCTGGCTCGAAGAGCCGCCACAAGAGACGTATTCCTGGCCAGCAACCTCACCGCCATATAAAGTATCAGAGAACACCTCGAGGTTCAAGTACACTTGCAGCTACGGCTCGCGTTCAGCTCTGCATATCGCGCGAATTGTAAAAGAGAGCTTCGAGTTGGGACTGGATAACGTGAGGTGGTTTGTCATGGGAGATGATGATACAGTGTTTTTTGTGGAGAATTTAGTGAAAGTGTTAGCGAAATATGATCATAATCAGATGTATTATATAGGCGGGAATTCAGAGAGCGTTGAACAAGATGTTATACATTCGTATAATATGGGGTATGGTGGCGGTGGTTTTGCTATTAGTTATAGTTTAGCTAAAGAACTTGTTAGGGTTTTAGATGGTTGCATCGATCGGTATCATAAGTTTTATGGCTCTGATCAGAAAGTTCAAGCTTGTATTGCTGAGATTGGTGTCCCTTTAACCAAAGAACTTGGTTTCCACCAG CTTGATATAAGAGGAAACCCATACGGTTTACTGGCAGCACACCCGCTGGCTCCACTAGTCTCACTCCATCACCTAGACTATGTGCACTCAATATTTCCAGGCATGAACCGAGTTGACTCACTTCGCAAGCTAGTTAAACCATATCAAATGGATCCGGGTCGGATGCTTCAACATACAATCTGTCACGATTTGACCCGTAATTGGTCGGTATCAGTATCTTGGGGCTATACTATCCAATTATATCCATCAATAGTGACAGCAAAGCAGCTTGAGACagcatttcaaacatttcaaacatgGAGAAGCTGGAGCAATGACCCGTTCACATTCAACACCCGACCCATGAGTAAGGATCCATGTGAAAGACCAGTTGTGTATTTTTTGGATGGAATTGTAGAGAATGTTGTTGGTCAAGGTCAAGGGTTGACTAGGTACAAGAGACACGTGGAAGATGGAGAGACGAGTTGTGACCGACCCGAATATGGTGGAGTTGAAACCGTTCAATTTATCAACGTGACTACAACTTCAAGATTGAATTATGACATTTGGAATTTG GCACCACGTAGACAATGCTGTCAAATAATTCATAGTGGAGAAAACATAGAAGTCAAGATAAGAGGGTGCAATCCGTTTGAAAGTGTTACTCCTCCATAA
- the LOC126665347 gene encoding probable ubiquitin-conjugating enzyme E2 25 — protein MASEIEVEEEKFKQFDIVTDYSDHFYANNSINGVGVTFTNPQNNVSKSIMKEWRNLERNLPDSIYVRVYEGRMDLLRAVIIGADGTPYHDGLFFFDVLFPTSYPNQPPLFHHRAHGMQLNPNLYPDGKICLSLLNTWFGSKSKGESWDPSRSTILQVLLSIQALVLNKKPYSNNPFTFVSSHVRRLSRQYNKQVFILSCKTMLCLWRRPPKNFEGFVKDHFRGRANKILKACKDYGDGNAIIGEEMNGNSVVVPEEWKTVMRDVHALLDAAFNKNEDVGPNKLPSVISTAANIEFFIFMSFILLISVLFVVGVFIR, from the coding sequence ATGGCTTCAGAAATAGAAGTAGAGgaagaaaaatttaaacaattcgACATTGTTACAGACTATTCTGATCACTTCTACgccaataatagtattaatggAGTTGGCGTCACCTTCACCAATCCACAAAATAATGTCAGCAAAAGCATTATGAAAGAATGGAGAAATCTAGAGAGAAATCTTCCAGATTCCATCTACGTTAGGGTTTACGAAGGCAGGATGGATTTGCTTCGAGCAGTGATAATCGGGGCGGACGGAACTCCTTATCACGACGGCCTTTTCTTTTTCGATGTTTTATTTCCAACGAGTTACCCTAACCAACCTCCATTGTTCCATCACCGAGCACACGGCATGCAATTGAATCCAAATCTTTATCCTGACGGAAAAATTTGCTTAAGCTTGCTGAATACCTGGTTTGGATCAAAATCTAAAGGAGAATCATGGGATCCTTCGCGTTCGACGATTCTTCAAGTATTATTATCGATTCAAGCACTCGTTCTCAATAAGAAACCCTACAGCAATAATCCATTCACCTTCGTTTCATCGCATGTAAGAAGGTTAAGTAGGCAATACAATAAGCaagtttttatattatcttgCAAGACAATGTTGTGTTTATGGAGAAGACCCCCGAAGAATTTTGAGGGTTTCGTAAAGGACCATTTTCGTGGGAGAGCGAATAAGATTTTGAAGGCGTGTAAGGATTATGGAGATGGTAATGCGATCATCGGCGAAGAGATGAATGGAAATTCTGTGGTAGTTCCTGAGGAGTGGAAGACTGTGATGAGAGATGTGCATGCTCTACTTGATGCTGCGTTCAACAAGAACGAAGATGTTGGCCCAAACAAGCTTCCATCCGTTATATCAACAGCAgcaaatattgaattttttatttttatgtcatTTATACTTTTGATTTCTGTCTTATTTGTCGTCGGCGTATTTATCAGGTAA